In one Magallana gigas chromosome 9, xbMagGiga1.1, whole genome shotgun sequence genomic region, the following are encoded:
- the LOC105320940 gene encoding uncharacterized protein, translating into MSTSGFAKMTFESLKVPQLKRFLQNRGVTCHFYRRDHLLRLCKLAEELKLEVLNDELDELQSGSTEKDILPIGDVTKWSVNLATLPSVESCDVMVYLLNDCGWEASRLTSYRKDNGYKLHRDNHISDVTIAEVSDSSPYFYVKACCVPETRQTEAPYVTWVLLRTNGQIFGGGCSCVVGNGTCKHCVALLFSLVSFSDRHKDRYSEACTDTVCMWDKPKKTSEPMEIDNIYLQKNTTTDKKVMPTPKNYSPCGEINLREVEKNVFTLFKSSNSLLLQVLDPPSDDSSSDEMDIPTLKTALQTLSLKCSILEHLKMIYTSDVVLEIEKITRGQSDNTAWFEHRYGRITASLFPSVMHFKFTDNPVNYILKKILSSSVDSSHSLVPSLAFGKKYEPVARQQYFEKHKKSHKNLKVDQCGLFVSEQYPFMGASPDGRVSCKCCGVGLLEVKCSFTYQNVEPLEACKDDHYHLYIDENNDVRLKHTSPWYVQIQGQMGICKSLWCDFVFFTRRGIIIDRINFDGDMFFDIVQKCNKFFDKYVVNSLLH; encoded by the exons ATGTCAACATCCGGTTTCGCCAAAATGACTTTCGAAAGTCTCAAAGTGCCACAATTAAAGCGTTTTTTACAGAATCGCGGAGTTACATGTCACTTTTACAGAAGAGATCACCTTTTAAGGCTGTGCAAACTTGCTGAGGAATTAAAATTGGAAGTTTTAAACGACGAATTAG ACGAGTTGCAAAGTGGAAGTACTGAGAAGGATATTTTGCCAATAGGAGATGTTACAAAGTGGTCAGTAAATTTGGCAACATTACCATCGGTTGAGTCATGTGACGTCATGGTGTATCTCTTGAATGATTGCGGTTGGGAAGCTTCACGATTAACATCCTACAGAAAGGATAATGGTTACAAGTTACACAGAGACAACCACATCAGTGATGTAACTATTGCGGAGGTATCAGATTCTTCACCATACTTTTATGTGAAGGCATGCTGTGTACCAGAAACAAGGCAGACTGAGGCCCCATATGTCACTTGGGTACTCTTGAGAACTAACGGACAGATATTTGGTGGTGGTTGTTCTTGTGTTGT AGGTAATGGGACATGTAAACACTGTGTTGCCCTATTGTTCTCCCTGGTGAGCTTTAGTGATAGGCACAAGGATCGCTATTCGGAGGCATGTACTGACACTGTGTGTATGTGGGACAAGCCGAAGAAGACATCTGAGCCAATGGAGATAGACAACATTtatttgcagaaaaatacaacCACTGACAAAAAAGTTATgccaactcccaaaaattactCCCCTTGTGGTGAAATCAATTTAAGGGAGGTTGAGAAAAATGTATTTACTCTGTTTAAATCAAGCAACTCATTACTTTTACAAGTTTTAGATCCTCCAAGTGATGACAGCTCTTCTGATGAAATGGATATTCCTACACTAAAAACTGCTTTACAAACACTGTCACTTAAATGTTCCATTTTagaacatttaaaaatgatttacacaTCAGATGTTGTACTAGAAATAGAAAAGATTACTAGAGGTCAGTCCGACAACACTGCCTGGTTCGAACATAGATATGGCAGGATTACAGCATCACTTTTTCCTTCTGtcatgcattttaaatttaCCGACAATCCTGTAAATTATATCTTGAAGAAAATACTTAGCTCTTCTGTAGATAGTTCTCATTCTCTTGTACCTTCCCTTGCATTTGGTAAAAAGTATGAACCTGTAGCCAGACAACAGTACtttgaaaaacacaaaaaatcacACAAGAATTTAAAAGTAGATCAATGTGGTTTGTTTGTTAGTGAACAATATCCTTTTATGGGAGCTTCACCAGATGGAAGAGTTTCTTGCAAATGTTGTGGAGTGGGGCTCCTTGAGGTTAAATGTAGTTTTACATATCAAAATGTCGAACCCTTAGAGGCCTGTAAAGATGATCATTACCATCTTTACATTGATGAAAACAATGATGTTCGGTTAAAGCATACTTCACCATGGTATGTTCAAATTCAGGGGCAAATGGGAATTTGCAAATCCTTATGGtgtgattttgttttctttacaagAAGGGGAATTATTATTGACAGAATAAATTTTGATGGTGATatgttttttgacattgttcagaaatgcaacaaattttttgataaatacgTTGTAAACTCACTGTTGCATTAA
- the LOC117689614 gene encoding uncharacterized protein yields MPRYYCVAEGCSSDSRKKGRYGFMADVEFFPFPSSKHPKVRRKWLELLRRRDFEPSRHDRICSMHFVDGQPTQDHPYPELFRYNNFKCSLGNRGTSSIEKRSLQQAANNNNKVTSDQENEHRPTQATATDILLVDEDDAYREQLFPFPVNKEITVQSIPAVEPTATPSDHDYCSYGNEKAHPQTCNAECQTNLTLQDMEKSEAELLQLRETFRDKDDLKRYLLVDKMTDSDSSVKSYFGLPSVFTLFGIFAILDNLTPTLAYWKGGSGVYNGTPENPSKKTGPNRKLTRFHEFFITLLRLRLALPTFVIADIFGISCTRVSQIFVTWINYMNVVFSPLLKRPSAKCMKKFLPKCFKSVFPKTTCIIDCTEFFIERPSTPTAQSRTYSSYKQKNTFKALVAVTPSGAFMFISNLWGGNVSDRYITEHCGFLDIVKPGDEVMADRGFLIRDLLLERRATLNIPPFTKKCSWGKGKHLTAHDVLKTKKIAKLRIHVERAIGRLKNYKILSHTIPLKIKPLCNQIVKVCAFLSNCQEPLVK; encoded by the exons ATGCCGCGGTATTACTGTGTCGCCGAAGGCTGTTCTTCGGATTCAAGGAAAAAGGGGAGGTATGGGTTTATGGCAGACGTAGAATTCTTCCCTTTTCCCTCGTCAAAGCATCCCAAAGTACGCAGGAAGTGGCTTGAGTTGCTAAGACGCCGTGACTTCGAGCCTTCTCGACATGACAGGATATGCTCCATGCACTTTGTTGACGGTCAACCAACACAGGACCACCCATACCCCGAGCTTTTCCGCTACAATAACTTTAAGTGCTCGTTGGGAAATCGAGGTACATCTTCCATTGAAAAGAGGTCCCTTCAACAAGCCGCAAATAATAACAACAAAGTTACGTCTGATCAGGAGAATGAGCATCGACCTACTCAGGCTACTGCAACGGATATTCTTTTAGTG GATGAAGATGATGCATATAGAGAACAGCTCTTTCCATTCCCTGTCAATAAGGAAATCACTGTGCAATCCATACCAGCAGTAGAACCAACAGCAA CTCCCAGTGATCATGATTATTGTTCATATGGGAATGAAAAGGCCCATCCCCAGACTTGTAATGCAGAATGCCAGACGAACTTGACACTACAGGACATGGAAAAGTCTGAAGCTGAACTGCTGCAACTGAGGGAGACCTTTAGGGACAAGGATGATCTGAAGCGATACTTGCTTGTGGACAAGATGACAGACAGTGATAGTTCTGTCAAGAGTTACTTCGGATTGCCATCGGTCTTTACTCTATTTGGAATCTTTG CCATCCTTGACAATCTTACACCAACGCTGGCATACTGGAAAGGTGGGTCAGGAGTATACAATGGAACACCAGAGAATCCCTCCAAGAAgactggaccaaacaggaagctGACACGTTTTCACGAATTCTTTATAACACTGTTAAGACTTAGATTAGCTTTACCAACTTTTGTCATAGCAGATATTTTTGGGATTTCATGCACTAGAGTGTCACAAATTTTTGTTACCTGGATTAATTATATGAATGTTGTGTTTTCACCTCTTTTGAAAAGACCATCTGCTAAATGTATGAAAAAGTTTTTgccaaaatgttttaaatcagttTTTCCCAAAACAACTTGCATAATTGATTGTActgaattttttattgaacGGCCTTCCACCCCAACAGCACAGTCTAGAACATACAGTTCTTATAAGCAGAAAAATACCTTTAAAGCTTTAGTTGCTGTTACTCCTTCGGGAGCTTTCATGTTCATTTCAAATCTTTGGGGTGGAAATGTATCAGACAGGTACATAACTGAACACTGTGGATTTTTAGATATTGTAAAACCTGGTGATGAAGTGATGGCAGATAGGGGCTTTTTGATAAGAGATTTACTGTTAGAAAGAAGGGCTACATTGAATATACCACCATTTACCAAAAAGTGTTCATGGGGGAAAGGTAAACATCTCACTGCACAtgatgttttgaaaacaaaaaaaattgcaaagctTCGTATCCATGTGGAACGAGCAATAGGTAGATTAAAGAACTACAAAATTTTATCTCACACTATTCCACTGAAAATAAAACCTCTGTGTAACCAAATTGTAAAAGTGTGTGCCTTTTTAAGCAACTGTCAGGAACCTTTAGTGAaatga